A single Pseudodesulfovibrio aespoeensis Aspo-2 DNA region contains:
- a CDS encoding response regulator gives MSTPIRILIVEDSEDDALLTLRELKKGGYDVEWKMVDTPQALDRALDEGHWDIILSDFQMPAFDGREALRLVHEKGLDVPFIVISGVLVEENAVEILKAGASDYVKKGNWARLIPAVERELREAESRKERKRAQKEEAKAQERYRTLFESAVEGIFQSSPSGRFISVNPAMAQLHGYKTPDELINAITDIPHQLYVDSSTREELLHAVRTTGQLSGFEAEF, from the coding sequence ATGTCCACACCGATACGTATTCTAATCGTCGAGGATTCGGAAGACGACGCCCTGCTCACCCTGCGCGAGTTGAAAAAAGGCGGCTACGATGTGGAATGGAAGATGGTGGATACGCCGCAAGCCCTCGACAGGGCGCTGGATGAAGGGCACTGGGACATCATCCTCTCCGACTTCCAGATGCCCGCATTTGATGGCCGCGAGGCATTGCGTCTGGTCCACGAGAAGGGCCTCGACGTGCCGTTCATCGTCATCTCCGGTGTGCTGGTGGAAGAAAATGCCGTGGAGATTCTCAAGGCCGGTGCCAGCGATTACGTGAAAAAGGGCAACTGGGCACGGCTCATCCCTGCCGTGGAGCGGGAGCTGCGCGAGGCCGAGAGCCGTAAGGAGCGCAAACGCGCGCAAAAAGAGGAAGCCAAGGCGCAGGAGCGCTACCGCACCCTGTTCGAAAGCGCGGTGGAAGGCATCTTCCAGTCCTCGCCATCCGGACGTTTCATATCGGTCAACCCGGCCATGGCCCAGTTGCACGGATACAAGACGCCTGACGAACTCATCAACGCGATCACCGATATCCCCCATCAGCTATATGTCGACTCCTCCACCCGCGAGGAACTGCTCCATGCCGTGCGGACCACCGGCCAGCTCTCCGGCTTCGAGGCGGAATTCTAA
- a CDS encoding response regulator, producing the protein MLNATSKIILLVEDNPDDVALTLRAFKKNNIMNTVVVAKDGAEALDYLFCTGEYSDRDIKDSPQIILLDLKLPKVNGLKVLQKIRDDEHTRLLPVIILTSSKEQQDLLDSYSLGANSYIRKPIDFDQFSEAVRQLGLYWLVLNVGPTEE; encoded by the coding sequence ATGCTCAACGCCACATCCAAGATCATTTTGCTAGTTGAGGACAACCCTGATGACGTTGCCTTAACGCTTCGGGCATTCAAGAAGAACAACATTATGAACACCGTTGTCGTGGCCAAGGACGGAGCCGAGGCGCTGGACTACCTGTTCTGCACCGGCGAATACTCCGACCGCGACATTAAAGATTCTCCGCAGATCATCTTGCTCGACCTGAAGCTGCCCAAAGTCAACGGCCTTAAGGTTCTCCAGAAGATCCGGGACGATGAACATACCCGGCTGTTGCCGGTGATCATCCTGACCTCGTCCAAGGAACAGCAGGATCTGCTTGACAGCTACAGCCTCGGCGCCAACAGCTACATCCGAAAGCCCATTGATTTTGACCAGTTCAGCGAGGCCGTCCGTCAGCTCGGCCTTTACTGGCTGGTGCTCAACGTGGGTCCGACAGAGGAATAG
- a CDS encoding ATP-binding protein, translated as MFSPLTVLLVLLVYFGLLFLLAQWVEGSSSLSKKISGSPVVYGLSLAVYATSWTYYGSVGKAATSGMLFSTVYIGPTLTIILWWQIMRRMVRIKNRYRITSIADFISARYDRSTSLAALAACAALIGNTPYIALQIKSVVATFTIIAGDPVHASSWIHDQIGPITVVLMITFTIMFGVRRIDPTERHQGMITAVAVESIVKLTAFLACGIFVTYIAHNGLDDLFHKTQTMGHDLGEIITLSGKSETPYATWTTYMILSMSAIMFLPRQFHVAVVENSDEKHIATAMWLLPLYMLLISLFVIPIALDGLRIGFAKTMADTYVLRLPMWYDQPWLALFVYIGGVSAALAMVMISSMTLSTMLTNHIVLPVIRAVKPLEPLRHHLLRIKWFGVALVILTGYWFNAAVGDSVMLVNMGMISFAAALQFAPSILGGLFWERGNKVGAQLGLISGFAIWFYTLVIPVFAESDWAFQSLVQNGPMGIELLKPETLFGMIGMDPLSQSVFWSMLFNVGLYMAGSMLFEHRATGMTLAKDFVTILNQGSSPTHMAGEATIDLKAKTKKIITTLTSYVPIDEAEAMFLACASRVGLSGKSAVSLTQLAELLGEVEKTLSGSVGVAEAHLALKNAEVYTSEEKARLSNMYAEILADLKLTPGELKLRVDYYRERESILVRLASELENRVKARTRALEAANQELEAFSYSVSHDLRTPLRAIDGFSQALIEDYGDKFDAKGLDFLDRVRKASQRMGELIDDILTLSRMTRMEMKRETVDLSRTALEVVNAILEGSPEPHVNMHIQPGLTAEADERLVRLLLENLLGNAWKFSAGTDTPTISFGTEETLGTTWFVVRDNGAGFDMQYADRLFQPFSRLHSQEEFEGTGIGLAIVDRVIRKHGGKIRAEGQVGKGAAFLFTLQEE; from the coding sequence GTGTTCAGTCCGTTGACCGTGTTACTCGTGCTGCTCGTCTACTTCGGACTGCTGTTTCTCCTGGCCCAATGGGTCGAGGGAAGTTCCTCCCTGAGCAAGAAAATATCCGGCAGCCCGGTCGTCTACGGACTGTCCCTTGCCGTGTACGCCACTTCCTGGACCTACTACGGCAGCGTGGGCAAGGCAGCCACTTCGGGCATGCTCTTCTCCACGGTCTACATCGGCCCCACCCTGACCATCATCCTGTGGTGGCAGATCATGCGCCGCATGGTCCGCATCAAGAACCGCTACCGCATCACATCCATTGCGGACTTCATTTCCGCCCGCTACGACCGATCCACATCCCTGGCAGCCCTGGCGGCGTGCGCCGCACTGATCGGAAACACGCCATATATTGCCCTGCAGATCAAGTCCGTTGTCGCTACCTTCACCATCATCGCGGGCGACCCCGTCCATGCCTCGTCCTGGATCCATGATCAGATTGGCCCCATCACGGTCGTCCTCATGATCACCTTCACCATCATGTTCGGCGTGCGCCGCATCGACCCGACGGAACGGCACCAGGGAATGATCACGGCCGTGGCCGTGGAGTCCATCGTCAAGCTGACCGCATTCCTGGCCTGCGGCATATTCGTCACTTACATCGCCCACAACGGGCTGGACGACCTCTTCCACAAAACCCAGACCATGGGCCATGATCTGGGAGAAATCATCACCCTGTCAGGCAAGAGCGAAACGCCTTACGCCACCTGGACCACATACATGATCCTGTCCATGTCTGCCATCATGTTCCTGCCGCGTCAGTTCCATGTAGCCGTGGTGGAAAATTCCGACGAAAAACACATCGCCACTGCCATGTGGCTGCTTCCGCTCTATATGCTGCTCATTTCGCTCTTCGTCATACCCATCGCCTTGGACGGACTGCGCATCGGCTTTGCCAAAACCATGGCCGATACCTACGTCCTTCGCCTGCCCATGTGGTATGACCAGCCCTGGCTGGCCCTGTTCGTCTACATCGGCGGAGTGTCTGCAGCCCTGGCCATGGTCATGATCTCATCCATGACCCTGTCCACCATGTTGACAAACCACATCGTATTGCCGGTCATTCGAGCCGTAAAGCCCCTTGAGCCCCTCCGACATCATCTTCTCCGAATCAAGTGGTTCGGGGTGGCCCTGGTCATTCTGACGGGATACTGGTTCAATGCCGCAGTGGGAGACTCGGTCATGCTGGTGAACATGGGCATGATCTCTTTTGCCGCCGCCCTCCAGTTCGCGCCCTCCATCCTCGGCGGGTTATTCTGGGAGCGAGGCAACAAAGTGGGGGCTCAGTTAGGCCTCATCAGCGGCTTTGCCATCTGGTTCTACACTCTGGTGATTCCTGTCTTTGCCGAGAGCGATTGGGCATTCCAGAGCCTCGTCCAAAACGGGCCCATGGGCATCGAACTCCTCAAGCCGGAAACGCTGTTTGGCATGATCGGCATGGACCCGCTCAGCCAGAGCGTGTTCTGGTCCATGCTGTTCAACGTGGGGCTCTACATGGCCGGATCCATGCTCTTCGAGCACAGAGCCACGGGCATGACCCTGGCCAAGGATTTCGTCACTATCCTCAATCAGGGAAGCAGCCCCACCCATATGGCTGGCGAGGCTACCATCGATCTCAAGGCCAAGACCAAGAAAATCATCACCACCCTGACCAGCTATGTCCCCATTGATGAGGCTGAAGCCATGTTCCTTGCCTGTGCTAGCCGCGTCGGGCTTTCGGGAAAAAGTGCGGTTTCGCTCACTCAGCTGGCAGAATTGCTCGGCGAGGTGGAAAAAACTTTGTCCGGCTCCGTGGGGGTGGCCGAAGCGCATTTGGCCCTCAAGAATGCCGAGGTGTATACCTCGGAGGAAAAGGCACGCCTTTCCAACATGTACGCCGAGATTCTGGCCGACCTGAAACTGACGCCGGGCGAACTCAAGCTCCGGGTGGACTATTACCGGGAACGGGAATCCATCCTGGTGCGTCTGGCCTCAGAGCTGGAAAACCGGGTCAAGGCGCGCACCAGGGCACTGGAGGCGGCCAACCAGGAACTCGAAGCCTTTTCCTATTCCGTTTCCCACGATCTGCGTACGCCGCTCCGGGCCATCGACGGATTCAGCCAAGCCCTGATCGAGGACTATGGAGACAAGTTCGACGCCAAGGGGCTAGACTTCCTGGACCGGGTCCGCAAAGCGAGCCAGCGCATGGGTGAACTCATCGACGACATCCTGACCCTGTCGCGCATGACCCGCATGGAAATGAAGCGCGAGACCGTGGATCTCAGCCGGACAGCCCTTGAGGTGGTGAACGCCATCCTGGAGGGCTCCCCCGAGCCCCACGTCAACATGCATATCCAGCCCGGCCTCACCGCCGAGGCGGATGAACGCCTTGTCAGGCTGCTCCTCGAAAACCTGCTGGGCAATGCGTGGAAATTCAGTGCTGGCACCGACACCCCCACCATTTCGTTTGGCACCGAAGAGACTCTGGGGACGACATGGTTCGTCGTGCGCGACAATGGGGCAGGATTCGACATGCAGTATGCTGACAGGCTGTTCCAGCCTTTTTCGCGCCTGCATTCCCAGGAGGAATTCGAGGGAACGGGCATAGGTCTGGCCATAGTGGACCGTGTCATACGCAAACACGGCGGGAAGATCCGCGCGGAAGGGCAGGTCGGCAAAGGCGCCGCATTCCTATTTACACTGCAAGAGGAGTAA
- a CDS encoding sensor histidine kinase, whose product MEPTDCQRMLDELNQEMDQLLYVLSHDLRAPLRAIDGFSQALIEDCGDQIDETGRDYLERIRKGGIRINEYIDGLLTMSRQSRGDMRIEIVNLSKLARETADRVASWHDAHAPKFSVTDGITMPMDRRQAGFLLEKLLDNAWKFTVGLDHGQIEFGRMDIDGEAVCFVRDNGVGFDMEYARSRLFGPFQRMHPDQEYPGLGTGLATAKRIINRHGGRIWAESEKDKGTTIFFVVGRE is encoded by the coding sequence ATGGAACCCACAGACTGCCAACGCATGCTCGACGAATTGAATCAAGAGATGGACCAGTTGCTTTACGTTCTTTCCCATGACTTGCGCGCACCTCTTCGAGCCATTGATGGCTTCAGTCAGGCCCTGATCGAGGATTGCGGCGACCAGATTGATGAGACCGGACGTGACTACCTCGAGCGGATTCGCAAGGGCGGCATAAGGATCAACGAATACATCGACGGGCTGCTTACGATGTCGCGCCAATCGCGGGGCGACATGCGGATCGAGATAGTCAACCTCTCGAAGCTCGCTCGGGAAACGGCGGACCGGGTGGCGAGTTGGCACGACGCCCACGCACCGAAGTTTTCCGTAACCGATGGGATCACGATGCCCATGGACCGCAGGCAAGCGGGCTTCCTCCTGGAAAAGTTGCTGGACAACGCCTGGAAGTTCACGGTGGGACTGGACCATGGCCAAATTGAGTTCGGACGCATGGACATAGACGGCGAAGCGGTCTGCTTCGTCCGCGACAACGGGGTCGGCTTTGACATGGAGTACGCCCGAAGCAGACTGTTCGGTCCATTCCAGCGCATGCATCCGGACCAGGAATACCCTGGGCTCGGCACCGGACTGGCCACGGCCAAACGCATCATCAACCGCCACGGCGGCCGCATCTGGGCCGAGTCGGAGAAAGACAAGGGGACCACGATCTTTTTTGTCGTTGGCCGGGAATAG